The Fundidesulfovibrio putealis DSM 16056 genome includes a window with the following:
- a CDS encoding 4Fe-4S dicluster domain-containing protein, translating to MESSRYLPEASLDAWLGELASSHELIVPRREGDAIVFGPYDPAVSPDISRDATAPPKSTVFPACEELMRYSSVKDADDPSRTLVRMEEVMPSGSRVVFGARPCGTRGFTVYDRVFDAPAMHDPYYVARRQNTLFVTLACSEAGSACFCHWVGSGPADASGSDVLLVPVKGGWLAEGVSDKGRELLDSPLLAPGDKYAGEAKAAKAKAMESLESAADLKPAPESLLAVFDDMEFWNRMSAKCISCGACTYLCPTCYCFNITDENKGMEGSRLRTWDNCMSFQFTLEASGHNPRPTKAHRLKNRVGHKFSYYPGLHGGAIACCGCGRCIKSCPAGVDIRQIVLAAMDRAKATSQGNTTGERA from the coding sequence ATGGAATCCTCCAGGTATCTTCCTGAAGCGTCGCTGGACGCCTGGCTCGGGGAGCTTGCGTCCTCGCACGAGCTCATCGTTCCAAGGCGCGAGGGCGACGCCATCGTGTTCGGGCCTTACGACCCGGCTGTGTCCCCGGATATATCCAGGGACGCCACGGCTCCTCCCAAGTCGACCGTGTTCCCGGCTTGCGAGGAGCTTATGCGCTATTCGTCCGTGAAGGACGCCGACGACCCGTCCAGGACGCTGGTCCGGATGGAGGAGGTCATGCCTTCCGGGTCCAGGGTTGTCTTTGGCGCGCGCCCCTGCGGGACGCGCGGCTTCACGGTGTACGACCGGGTGTTCGACGCACCGGCCATGCATGACCCCTACTACGTGGCCCGCAGGCAGAATACCCTGTTCGTGACCCTGGCCTGCTCCGAGGCGGGCAGCGCCTGCTTCTGCCACTGGGTGGGGTCAGGCCCGGCGGACGCCTCAGGATCGGACGTGCTGCTGGTCCCGGTGAAGGGCGGCTGGCTGGCGGAGGGAGTCAGCGACAAGGGGCGCGAGCTTCTCGACTCGCCGCTTTTGGCCCCTGGCGACAAGTACGCCGGAGAGGCCAAGGCGGCCAAGGCCAAGGCCATGGAATCCCTGGAGTCCGCAGCGGACCTGAAGCCCGCTCCCGAATCGCTGCTGGCGGTCTTCGACGACATGGAGTTCTGGAACCGCATGTCAGCCAAGTGCATCAGCTGCGGGGCCTGCACCTACCTGTGCCCCACCTGCTACTGCTTCAACATCACCGACGAGAACAAAGGCATGGAAGGCTCGCGTCTTCGCACCTGGGACAACTGCATGTCGTTTCAGTTCACGTTGGAAGCCAGCGGACACAACCCCAGGCCCACCAAGGCACACCGCCTGAAGAACCGGGTGGGGCACAAGTTCTCGTACTATCCGGGCCTGCATGGCGGGGCCATTGCCTGTTGCGGCTGCGGACGCTGCATCAAGAGCTGTCCTGCCGGGGTGGATATCCGCCAGATCGTCCTCGCCGCCATGGACCGCGCCAAGGCAACAAGCCAGGGCAACACGACAGGAGAACGCGCATGA
- a CDS encoding 4Fe-4S dicluster domain-containing protein has product MQPLEDLKAAIKEALPGLDFVIGWESGWNPLLATPLFMYAPEDVDKLTWGPFNVNNPATYLSALKGKKVGVVVKGCDSRSVVQLLQEKLIRREDLTVFGMPCTGVVDATKIARKVGDLGMISGAKRTNGTLSVTTHEGSLDIPWEEAAADKCLSCQYPNAIISDHFKGDPLPPTLGRDPAAEQLAALEALAPAELFAHWKDAMDRCIRCYACRNACPMCVCRDHCIAQTRDPHWISQDDTVKEKLMFQMIHSLHLAGRCTECGECQRACPVDIPILALRRKLSSVVKNLFDYQAGVDPNAVPPLFTFQVEEAKINERGW; this is encoded by the coding sequence ATGCAGCCGCTTGAGGACCTGAAGGCCGCTATCAAAGAAGCCCTGCCTGGCCTTGATTTCGTGATCGGCTGGGAGAGCGGCTGGAATCCGCTGCTGGCCACGCCGCTTTTCATGTACGCTCCAGAGGATGTGGACAAGCTCACCTGGGGGCCGTTCAACGTGAACAACCCCGCCACCTACCTGTCGGCCCTCAAGGGCAAGAAGGTCGGCGTGGTGGTCAAGGGGTGCGACAGCCGCTCCGTGGTCCAGCTGCTCCAGGAAAAGCTCATCAGGCGCGAAGACCTCACCGTGTTCGGCATGCCCTGCACGGGCGTGGTGGACGCGACCAAAATCGCCCGCAAGGTGGGCGACCTGGGCATGATTAGCGGGGCAAAGCGCACCAACGGCACGTTAAGCGTCACAACGCACGAAGGCAGCCTGGACATCCCCTGGGAGGAGGCCGCCGCCGACAAGTGCCTGTCCTGCCAGTATCCCAACGCGATCATCTCGGACCACTTCAAGGGCGATCCCCTGCCGCCCACACTTGGGCGGGACCCCGCCGCCGAGCAGTTGGCCGCTCTTGAGGCCCTGGCTCCCGCCGAACTCTTCGCCCACTGGAAGGACGCCATGGACCGCTGCATCCGCTGCTACGCCTGCCGCAACGCCTGTCCCATGTGCGTCTGCCGGGATCACTGCATCGCCCAGACCCGCGACCCGCACTGGATATCCCAGGACGACACGGTCAAGGAAAAGCTCATGTTCCAGATGATACATTCCCTGCATCTGGCCGGGCGCTGCACCGAGTGCGGCGAGTGCCAGCGCGCCTGCCCGGTGGACATCCCCATTCTGGCGCTCAGACGAAAACTGAGCAGCGTGGTGAAGAACCTGTTCGACTACCAGGCCGGGGTTGATCCCAATGCCGTGCCGCCCCTGTTCACCTTCCAGGTGGAAGAGGCCAAAATCAACGAGCGGGGGTGGTGA
- a CDS encoding hydrogenase iron-sulfur subunit, giving the protein MPVLAGRELRIVGFLCNWCSYGGADTAGVGRFTQPTDLRIIRVPCSGRIDPLFVVKALLGGADGVLVSGCHPRDCHYASGNFYARRRLEVLKGMLPILGLEPGRFEYTWVSASEGQRWQHVVTSFTEQIHTLGPSPIKTAFGLGMTTAMSAMPEGGKHAAA; this is encoded by the coding sequence ATGCCAGTTTTAGCAGGCAGGGAGCTGCGCATCGTCGGATTTCTGTGCAACTGGTGCTCGTACGGCGGGGCCGACACCGCAGGCGTGGGTCGGTTCACCCAGCCCACGGACCTGCGCATCATCCGGGTCCCGTGTTCGGGGCGCATCGACCCGCTGTTCGTGGTCAAGGCGCTTCTGGGCGGAGCGGACGGCGTGCTGGTGTCGGGCTGCCACCCGCGCGACTGCCACTACGCCAGCGGCAACTTCTACGCACGGCGCAGGCTGGAGGTGCTCAAGGGCATGCTGCCCATACTGGGCCTGGAACCCGGACGCTTCGAATACACCTGGGTCTCGGCCTCGGAAGGCCAGCGCTGGCAGCATGTGGTCACCAGCTTCACGGAGCAGATTCACACGCTGGGGCCATCCCCGATCAAGACGGCTTTCGGCCTGGGCATGACCACGGCCATGTCGGCCATGCCGGAAGGAGGCAAACATGCAGCCGCTTGA
- a CDS encoding CoB--CoM heterodisulfide reductase iron-sulfur subunit A family protein has protein sequence MKIGVFVCHCGSNIEGTVDTAAVARASMLFPEVSHAEDVMYSCSEPGQEAIIDAVRTHGLDGVVVASCTPRMHEPTFRRAVERAGLNRYMLEMANIREHVSWIGKDRTANTNKAADLVRIAVEKLRRNRPLTPKSFDITRRVLVIGGGVAGIQAALDCADGGMEVVLVERTSSIGGKMAKLDKTFPTVDCSSCILGPKMVDVAQHPNITLYAYAEVEEVAGYVGNFNVKIRKKASYVDWVKCTGCGACMEKCPSKKSLDRFNESLGGAPAINIPFPQAIPKKAVIDAGYCRQFIKGKCGVCAKICPTGAIDYKMQDEVVEEKVGAIVAATGFDLFDHSKYGEYGGGRYPDVITALQYERLLSASGPTGGHVKRPSDGKEPKTVVFIQCVGSRDKSVDRPYCSGFCCMYTAKQAILTKDHIPDSQSYVFYMDIRAPGKMYDEFTRRAMEEYGARYVRGRVSMIVPQNGKYLVRGADTLMGSQLEVEADLVVLAVGAEAAVGSPQLAEKLRISYDKYGYFMESHPKLRPVETNTAGVYLAGCAQGPKDIPSSVAQGSASAAKVLGLFSKQKLESDPQISQVNLQRCVGCGKCETTCPFGAIHMIDFRGQEKAEVIETVCQGCGICAVTCPQGAIQLEHFTDNQILAEVEALCQF, from the coding sequence ATGAAGATCGGAGTTTTCGTCTGCCACTGCGGCAGCAACATCGAAGGCACCGTGGACACCGCCGCCGTGGCGCGGGCGTCCATGCTCTTTCCCGAGGTAAGCCACGCCGAGGACGTGATGTATTCCTGCTCCGAGCCTGGGCAGGAGGCAATAATCGACGCGGTGCGCACCCATGGCCTGGACGGCGTGGTGGTGGCCTCCTGCACGCCGCGCATGCACGAGCCGACCTTCCGGCGCGCCGTGGAGCGCGCGGGCCTGAACCGCTACATGCTGGAGATGGCCAACATTCGCGAGCACGTCTCCTGGATCGGCAAGGACCGCACGGCCAACACCAACAAGGCCGCCGACTTGGTGCGCATCGCGGTGGAGAAGCTTCGCCGCAACAGGCCGCTCACGCCTAAAAGTTTCGACATCACGCGCCGGGTTTTGGTCATAGGCGGGGGTGTCGCGGGAATCCAGGCAGCCCTGGACTGCGCAGATGGGGGCATGGAGGTGGTCCTCGTGGAGAGGACCTCCTCCATCGGCGGCAAGATGGCCAAGCTGGACAAGACCTTCCCCACCGTGGACTGCTCCAGCTGCATTCTTGGACCCAAGATGGTGGACGTGGCCCAGCACCCGAACATCACGCTCTACGCCTACGCCGAGGTTGAGGAAGTGGCCGGTTACGTGGGCAATTTCAACGTGAAGATTCGCAAAAAAGCCAGCTATGTGGACTGGGTCAAGTGCACCGGCTGCGGAGCCTGCATGGAGAAGTGCCCCAGCAAGAAATCGCTGGACCGCTTCAACGAATCCCTCGGCGGCGCTCCGGCCATCAACATTCCCTTCCCCCAGGCCATCCCCAAGAAAGCAGTCATCGACGCCGGGTACTGCCGCCAGTTCATCAAGGGCAAGTGCGGCGTGTGCGCCAAAATCTGCCCCACCGGGGCAATCGACTACAAGATGCAGGACGAGGTCGTGGAGGAAAAGGTCGGGGCCATCGTGGCCGCCACCGGTTTCGACCTGTTCGACCACTCCAAGTACGGCGAATACGGCGGCGGGCGCTACCCCGACGTGATCACCGCGCTCCAGTACGAGCGGCTGCTCTCGGCCTCCGGCCCCACGGGCGGGCACGTGAAGCGACCTTCGGACGGCAAGGAGCCCAAAACCGTGGTGTTCATCCAGTGCGTGGGCTCGCGCGACAAGTCGGTGGACCGCCCGTATTGCTCGGGCTTCTGCTGCATGTACACGGCCAAGCAGGCCATCCTCACCAAGGACCACATCCCGGATTCGCAGTCCTACGTGTTCTACATGGACATCCGCGCGCCGGGCAAAATGTACGATGAGTTCACCCGCCGGGCCATGGAAGAGTACGGCGCGCGCTACGTGCGCGGGCGCGTGTCCATGATAGTGCCTCAGAATGGCAAGTACCTGGTGCGCGGCGCAGACACCCTGATGGGCAGCCAGCTTGAGGTCGAGGCCGACCTGGTGGTGCTGGCCGTGGGCGCCGAGGCCGCCGTGGGCTCGCCCCAGCTGGCCGAGAAGCTGCGCATCTCCTACGACAAATACGGCTACTTCATGGAGAGCCACCCCAAGCTGCGCCCGGTGGAGACCAACACGGCGGGCGTCTATCTGGCCGGATGCGCCCAGGGGCCAAAAGACATCCCGTCCTCGGTGGCCCAGGGCAGCGCGTCGGCGGCCAAGGTGTTGGGGCTCTTCTCCAAGCAGAAGCTGGAGAGCGACCCGCAGATATCCCAGGTGAACCTGCAACGGTGCGTGGGTTGCGGCAAGTGCGAGACAACCTGCCCATTCGGGGCCATCCACATGATCGACTTCAGGGGCCAGGAAAAGGCCGAGGTCATCGAGACGGTCTGCCAGGGCTGCGGCATCTGCGCCGTCACCTGCCCGCAGGGAGCCATCCAGCTCGAACACTTCACGGACAATCAGATTCTCGCGGAGGTGGAGGCCTTATGCCAGTTTTAG
- a CDS encoding CoB--CoM heterodisulfide reductase iron-sulfur subunit B family protein, with translation MRGHSFAYYPGCSGLGTSMEYDSSTRAVCKALFVELHDVPDWSCCGSSPAHTVDHVLSAALSARNLAKVESTGRETVITPCPSCLTNLRTAGHRMEKPEFRARVNSLLDTPCKGDVQAKSVLQILFEDVGLEMIAASVQKPLKGLKVAPYYGCIMNRPPEIMQFDDHENPMAMDRILAALGAEVVPFPLKVECCGASYGVARKDVVARLSSRLLDTAVSLGADVMATACPLCQMNLDLRQEQASQHSGRAYSMPVLYFTQLMGMALGVAEAELGFDKLCVSPARAFEAMAASTVANKQTERGSRV, from the coding sequence ATGAGGGGCCATTCCTTCGCCTATTACCCCGGCTGCTCGGGGCTTGGCACATCCATGGAATACGACAGCTCCACGCGGGCCGTGTGCAAGGCCCTGTTCGTGGAGCTTCACGACGTTCCGGACTGGAGCTGTTGCGGCTCCTCGCCCGCGCACACCGTGGACCACGTGCTCTCCGCCGCGCTGTCCGCCCGGAACCTGGCCAAGGTGGAATCCACAGGCCGGGAGACGGTGATCACCCCGTGCCCAAGCTGCCTGACCAACCTGCGCACCGCCGGGCACCGCATGGAGAAGCCGGAATTTCGCGCCAGGGTGAACTCGCTCCTGGACACGCCCTGCAAGGGCGACGTCCAGGCCAAGTCCGTGCTTCAGATCCTGTTTGAGGACGTGGGCCTGGAGATGATCGCGGCGTCAGTCCAGAAGCCGCTCAAGGGCCTCAAGGTCGCGCCGTACTACGGCTGCATCATGAACCGTCCGCCCGAAATCATGCAGTTCGACGACCACGAAAACCCCATGGCCATGGACCGCATCCTGGCGGCCCTGGGCGCGGAAGTGGTCCCTTTCCCGCTGAAGGTGGAGTGCTGCGGCGCGTCCTACGGCGTGGCCCGCAAGGATGTGGTGGCAAGGCTCTCCAGCAGGCTTCTGGACACGGCGGTGAGCCTGGGGGCCGACGTGATGGCTACGGCCTGCCCCCTGTGCCAGATGAACCTGGACCTTCGCCAGGAGCAGGCCTCCCAGCACAGCGGCAGGGCCTATTCCATGCCGGTGCTCTATTTCACCCAGCTTATGGGGATGGCGCTTGGCGTGGCCGAGGCCGAGCTCGGATTCGACAAGCTCTGCGTGAGCCCGGCCCGGGCCTTCGAGGCCATGGCCGCATCGACCGTCGCCAACAAGCAGACCGAACGCGGGAGCCGGGTATGA
- a CDS encoding 4Fe-4S dicluster domain-containing protein yields MDGVNMSASFDADFVAQVQAASEQNLALCYQCGNCTAGCPYTFAYDIPVNQIMRLVQAGQKHKTLTCKSLWLCATCESCTTRCPNDIDVARIMDVLRHMARCEGHAPERAVKVFWDSFLESVRKHGRVFEAGLLAKYVARTGRVWTDFDLAPRIIPKGKLALKPHPVKGLQEMEKIFKRFEEQGGCL; encoded by the coding sequence ATGGATGGAGTGAACATGAGCGCGTCTTTCGACGCGGACTTCGTGGCCCAGGTCCAGGCCGCCAGCGAGCAGAACCTCGCGCTCTGCTACCAGTGCGGCAACTGCACGGCAGGATGCCCCTACACCTTCGCCTACGACATTCCGGTCAACCAGATCATGCGTCTGGTGCAGGCTGGACAGAAGCACAAGACCCTCACCTGCAAGTCGCTCTGGCTGTGCGCCACCTGCGAATCCTGCACCACCCGCTGTCCCAACGACATCGACGTGGCCAGGATCATGGATGTGCTGCGCCACATGGCCAGATGTGAGGGCCACGCGCCGGAACGGGCCGTGAAGGTGTTCTGGGACAGCTTCCTGGAGTCGGTTCGCAAGCACGGGCGCGTGTTCGAGGCAGGGCTCCTGGCCAAGTACGTGGCCCGCACGGGCCGGGTCTGGACCGATTTCGATCTGGCCCCGCGTATCATCCCCAAGGGCAAGCTGGCGCTCAAGCCGCACCCTGTGAAGGGCCTTCAGGAGATGGAGAAAATCTTCAAGCGCTTCGAGGAGCAGGGGGGCTGTCTATGA
- a CDS encoding iron-containing alcohol dehydrogenase produces MAVIEQVYGFFIPSVTLIGIGAAKSIPEKIKALGGSKPLIVTDKGIVKAGICKQITDLLDAAKMSYVVYDDTIPNPTDDNVHAGVEVYKKNKCDSLITLGGGSSHDCGKGVGLVVANGGKIHDFEGVDKSTKPMPPYLAVNTTAGTASEMTRFCIITDTSRKVKMAIVDWRVTPNIAIDDPLLMVGMPPALTAATGMDALTHAVEAYVSTIANPMTDACAEKAFELIFKYLRKAVANGSDLEAREGMCFAQYLAGMAFNNASLGHVHAMAHQLGGFYDLPHGECNAILLPHVEQFNLIAKVERFAKMAEIMGENIEGMPLRAAAEKALCAIRQLSTDVGIPSGLVELGKRYGKDVQAKDIETMTKNAQKDACGFTNPRCPTDKDVAAIYTAAL; encoded by the coding sequence ATGGCCGTGATCGAACAAGTCTACGGATTCTTCATCCCCAGCGTCACCCTGATCGGCATCGGCGCCGCCAAGTCCATTCCCGAGAAAATCAAGGCCCTGGGTGGTTCCAAGCCCTTGATCGTCACCGACAAGGGTATCGTGAAGGCTGGCATCTGCAAGCAGATCACCGACCTTCTCGACGCGGCCAAGATGTCCTACGTGGTCTACGACGACACCATCCCCAACCCCACCGACGACAACGTCCACGCAGGCGTCGAAGTCTACAAGAAGAACAAGTGCGACAGCCTGATCACCCTGGGCGGCGGCTCCTCGCACGACTGCGGCAAGGGCGTCGGCCTCGTGGTCGCCAATGGCGGCAAGATCCATGACTTCGAAGGCGTGGACAAGTCCACCAAACCCATGCCCCCGTACCTGGCCGTGAACACCACCGCAGGCACCGCGTCCGAAATGACCCGCTTCTGCATCATCACCGACACCAGCCGCAAGGTGAAGATGGCCATCGTGGACTGGCGCGTCACCCCCAACATCGCCATCGACGATCCCCTGCTCATGGTGGGCATGCCCCCCGCGCTGACTGCCGCCACCGGCATGGACGCCCTGACCCACGCCGTGGAAGCCTACGTGTCCACCATCGCCAACCCCATGACCGACGCCTGCGCCGAAAAGGCCTTCGAGCTGATCTTCAAGTACCTGCGCAAGGCCGTGGCCAACGGTTCCGACCTGGAAGCCCGCGAAGGCATGTGTTTCGCCCAGTACCTGGCCGGCATGGCCTTCAACAACGCGAGCCTGGGCCACGTGCACGCCATGGCGCACCAGTTGGGCGGCTTCTATGACCTGCCCCACGGCGAGTGCAACGCCATCCTGCTGCCTCACGTGGAGCAGTTCAACCTGATCGCCAAGGTCGAGCGCTTCGCCAAGATGGCCGAGATCATGGGCGAGAACATCGAAGGCATGCCGCTGCGCGCCGCCGCCGAGAAGGCCCTTTGCGCCATCCGCCAGCTGTCCACCGACGTGGGCATCCCCTCCGGCCTGGTGGAGCTCGGCAAGCGCTACGGCAAGGACGTTCAGGCCAAGGACATCGAGACCATGACCAAGAACGCCCAGAAGGACGCCTGTGGCTTCACCAACCCGCGCTGCCCCACCGACAAGGACGTAGCGGCCATCTACACCGCCGCCCTGTAG
- a CDS encoding TOBE domain-containing protein has product MIRDNLVTFLNSLGSDDLRFVLEKIGGSPVTDGNTPTAESAAGQRRNVKAPCPAKTFDVPSDVKHLDHVQLMELTQAFRSWYEAVESPARRRSRARIWLLFLLIRYGALKLGEAIAVDDHRDFDFQRSELEVRGEHQRRVQLPKEIAQEIECLLQEPMAASLRGEVFKLDQGFVRRKFYERADECGLPRDLANPRVIRHSRAVELLREGVPLKVVQAIMGHQSVNLTAQYINFSEDDIQRIVNFYILKETERKTSARNSFTGKVTSIRSGNILAEVEVTTPSGLKVSSVITHDSLGALGISVGSLVVATVKAPWVILVKEDMKLKTSARNKYCGKIIKVNEGQISAEVILELADGTKICSLVTDESVRALDLKVGDDICALFKAFSVILNVE; this is encoded by the coding sequence ATGATTCGAGACAATCTGGTCACATTTCTGAACTCGCTCGGCTCCGACGATCTCCGATTTGTCCTGGAAAAAATCGGCGGCAGCCCCGTTACGGACGGGAATACGCCCACGGCGGAGAGCGCAGCAGGACAACGCCGCAACGTTAAAGCTCCCTGTCCGGCGAAGACCTTCGATGTGCCCTCCGACGTCAAGCACCTGGACCATGTCCAGCTGATGGAACTGACCCAGGCGTTCCGCTCCTGGTACGAAGCCGTGGAAAGCCCGGCCCGCAGACGCTCGCGCGCGCGCATCTGGCTGCTGTTCCTGCTGATCCGCTACGGCGCGTTGAAACTCGGCGAGGCCATCGCCGTGGACGACCATCGCGACTTCGATTTCCAGCGCTCCGAACTGGAGGTGCGCGGCGAACACCAGCGCCGGGTGCAACTTCCCAAGGAAATAGCCCAGGAAATCGAATGCCTGCTTCAGGAACCCATGGCGGCGTCGCTTCGGGGAGAGGTGTTCAAGCTGGACCAGGGCTTCGTGCGCAGAAAATTCTATGAGCGCGCCGACGAATGCGGCCTGCCCAGGGATCTGGCCAACCCCAGGGTCATCAGGCATTCGCGGGCCGTGGAACTGCTGAGAGAGGGCGTGCCGCTCAAGGTTGTTCAGGCCATCATGGGGCACCAGAGCGTGAACCTCACGGCCCAGTACATCAATTTTTCCGAAGACGACATCCAGCGCATCGTAAACTTCTACATCCTCAAGGAAACGGAGAGGAAGACCAGCGCCCGCAATTCGTTCACCGGCAAGGTGACGTCCATCCGGTCGGGCAACATCCTGGCGGAGGTTGAAGTAACCACGCCGAGTGGCCTCAAGGTATCGTCGGTCATAACCCACGACAGCCTCGGGGCTCTAGGCATATCGGTCGGGTCCCTGGTCGTCGCAACGGTAAAGGCTCCATGGGTCATCCTGGTCAAGGAGGACATGAAGCTCAAAACCAGCGCCCGCAACAAGTACTGCGGGAAGATCATAAAGGTGAACGAGGGGCAGATTTCAGCCGAGGTGATCCTGGAGTTGGCCGACGGCACCAAGATATGTTCCCTGGTGACCGACGAGTCCGTCAGGGCGCTGGACCTGAAGGTTGGCGACGACATATGCGCCCTGTTCAAGGCCTTTTCGGTGATATTGAATGTAGAATAA
- a CDS encoding rhodanese-like domain-containing protein: protein MRKLTIILTAVAASTMLWAALVLAQPAPSTPVPTDTRKQTSLGKYCNSMEAYLMWRGKPKEVVILDVRTPEEYSFVGHPEMAVNIPVQLFSGIFDAEKKTYGMAANPDFVAQVAKSVDKNATVLVMCRSGQRAAAAVNLLAQAGYTNAYNIVDSFEGDMVTDPESVYNNKRMKNGWKNYGLPWTYSLDPKLVWTK from the coding sequence ATGAGGAAACTCACGATCATCCTGACTGCGGTCGCCGCGAGCACCATGCTTTGGGCCGCCCTGGTCCTGGCGCAGCCCGCGCCCAGCACTCCGGTTCCCACGGACACCCGCAAGCAGACGTCTCTGGGCAAGTACTGCAACTCCATGGAAGCCTACCTGATGTGGCGCGGCAAACCCAAGGAGGTCGTCATCCTGGATGTGCGCACCCCCGAGGAATACAGCTTTGTGGGCCACCCTGAGATGGCTGTGAACATTCCTGTACAACTGTTTTCGGGGATTTTCGACGCAGAGAAGAAGACCTACGGCATGGCCGCCAACCCGGATTTCGTCGCCCAGGTCGCCAAGTCCGTCGATAAGAACGCCACCGTGCTGGTGATGTGCCGCAGCGGCCAGCGCGCCGCCGCAGCGGTCAACCTGCTCGCCCAGGCCGGATACACCAATGCATACAACATCGTGGACAGCTTCGAGGGAGACATGGTGACCGACCCGGAGAGCGTCTACAACAACAAACGCATGAAGAACGGCTGGAAAAACTACGGCCTGCCCTGGACCTACTCCCTGGACCCCAAGCTGGTCTGGACCAAGTAG